The following coding sequences are from one Eucalyptus grandis isolate ANBG69807.140 chromosome 11, ASM1654582v1, whole genome shotgun sequence window:
- the LOC104424761 gene encoding glutamate receptor 3.4 isoform X2 yields the protein MIRIAADFSEPSKLMEHDVVVAIGPQSSGIAHVISHVVNELHVPLLSFGATDPTLSPLQYPYFIRTTQSDSFQMYAIADLVEYYEWREVVAIFVDDDYGRGGVSVLGDALANKRSKISYKAPFTPGASESAIKELLIGVNNLESRVYVVHVNPDTGLQIFSIANSLGMMAGSYVWIATDWLPSALDLSDTVNTERMNLLQGVIALRHYTPDSSTKKSFLSRWKSLKFENTATPNSYALYAYDSVWLAARALDTFLSEGGNISFSDDAKLVGLNRSTLSFSTLRVFDGGTRLLQILLTTNFTGLSGEIQFNPERDLIHPALDVLNIGGTGSRRIGYWSNYSGLSVVPPETLYDKPPNRSASSQTLYSVIWPGEMTSKPRGWVFPNNGKPLQIVVPNRVSYKQFVARDKNPPGVKGFCIDIFEAALNLLPYPVPHVYILLGDGKSNPTYNDLVYAVAEEKFDAAVGDIAIVTNRTKVVDFTQPYMESGLLVVVPVKEEKSSPWAFLKPFSLPMWCVTGAFFLFVGAVVWILEHRLNSEFRGSPRQQIITVFWFSFSTMFFSHRENTVSTLGRLVLIIWLFVVLIINSSYTASLTSILTVQQLTSGIEGIDSLISGSDRIGVQKGSFARNYLIDELNIAESRLVTLENEVDYAVALEKGSKGGGVSAIVDERPYIDLFLSNANCAFRTVGQEFTRSGWGFAFQRDSPLAVELSTAILQLSENGDLQRIHDKWLSASECSAEVNSEEENRLSLSSFWGLFLICGIACFLALACFCCKIFSQYRRFTPETGEPEIEIEPANARRPAHATSFKDLIDFVDKKEEEIKHMLRRKSSEEKRQANQCLDGHPSHSAV from the exons ATGATACGAATTGCAGCGGATTTCTCGGAACCGTCGAAG CTCATGGAGCATGACGTGGTTGTTGCCATAGGCCCGCAATCCTCTGGAATAGCTCACGTCATATCCCATGTAGTTAATGAGCTTCATGTGCCGTTGCTTTCGTTCGGAGCGACTGACCCAACTCTGTCTCCGCTACAGTACCCTTATTTCATCCGTACCACGCAGAGCGACTCTTTCCAGATGTATGCGATTGCGGATTTGGTTGAATACTATGAGTGGAGGGAAGTAGTTGCAATCTTCGTAGATGATGATTACGGCAGAGGTGGGGTTTCGGTCCTTGGCGACGCTCTGGCAAACAAGCGTTCCAAGATTTCTTATAAGGCCCCCTTCACTCCTGGGGCGTCGGAAAGTGCAATCAAGGAATTGCTGATTGGAGTGAATAACCTGGAGTCCAGGGTATATGTTGTACACGTCAATCCCGACACTGGTCTTCAAATTTTTTCGATTGCCAATAGTCTTGGGATGATGGCTGGCAGTTATGTTTGGATTGCCACTGATTGGCTTCCTTCGGCTTTAGATTTATCTGATACAGTCAACACCGAAAGGATGAATCTCTTGCAAGGAGTTATAGCTCTCCGTCATTACACGCCAGATTCGAGTACAAAGAAGAGCTTCTTGTCTCGGTGGAAGAGCTTGAAGTTCGAGAATACGGCTACCCCTAATTCCTATGCTCTGTATGCATATGATTCCGTTTGGTTAGCTGCCCGTGCTCTCGACACTTTTCTCAGTGAAGGCGGAAACATTTCCTTCTCTGACGATGCAAAGTTGGTTGGCTTGAATAGAAGCACTTTGAGCTTCTCCACTCTCCGCGTCTTTGATGGAGGGACGAGATTGCTTCAGATACTTCTGACTACAAACTTCACAGGTTTAAGCGGTGAAATCCAGTTCAATCCGGAGAGGGATCTGATCCACCCGGCATTGGATGTTCTAAATATCGGGGGCACAGGGAGCCGCAGGATCGGATACTGGTCAAATTACTCTGGTCTTTCAGTCGTCCCTCCTGAAACGCTGTATGACAAGCCGCCTAATAGATCGGCGAGCAGTCAAACTCTTTACAGTGTAATATGGCCTGGTGAAATGACATCGAAGCCTCGAGGATGGGTATTCCCTAACAATGGGAAACCTCTGCAAATTGTAGTGCCGAACCGAGTGAGTTATAAGCAGTTTGTAGCGAGAGACAAGAATCCTCCAGGTGTGAAGGGATTTTGCATTGACATCTTTGAGGCGGCCTTAAACTTGCTGCCTTATCCAGTTCCACACGTGTACATCTTACTTGGAGATGGCAAGAGCAACCCTACCTACAACGATCTAGTTTATGCGGTTGCCGAGGAA AAATTTGATGCGGCTGTTGGAGATATTGCAATTGTCACGAACAGGACAAAGGTTGTGGACTTCACTCAGCCATACATGGAGTCGGGGCTTCTCGTCGTTGTTCCTGTGAAGGAGGAAAAATCTAGTCCCTGGGCTTTCCTCAAACCATTTTCGTTGCCGATGTGGTGTGTCACCGgtgccttcttcctcttcgtgGGGGCTGTGGTTTGGATTCTTGAACATCGGCTCAATTCAGAATTCCGAGGCTCACCGAGGCAACAAATCATTACCGTATTTTG GTTTAGTTTCTCGACTATGTTTTTCTCACATA GAGAGAACACTGTGAGCACCTTGGGACGGTTGGTGTTGATCATATGGCTCTTCGTGGTACTGATAATCAACTCAAGCTACACGGCTAGTTTGACGTCAATCCTCACAGTGCAGCAACTGACATCTGGTATAGAAGGGATCGACAGCTTGATATCGGGTTCAGACCGAATCGGAGTCCAAAAAGGGTCATTTGCGCGGAATTATCTCATTGATGAGCTTAACATAGCGGAATCTAGGCTCGTTACATTGGAAAACGAGGTAGATTATGCAGTTGCTCTTGAGAAAGGATCAAAGGGAGGTGGAGTCTCAGCTATCGTCGACGAGCGTCCTTATATCGATCTTTTCTTGTCCAACGCAAACTGTGCATTCAGGACAGTGGGGCAGGAGTTCACAAGAAGTGGCTGGGGATTT GCGTTCCAAAGGGACTCCCCTCTCGCAGTTGAGTTGTCGACTGCAATCCTTCAACTTTCCGAGAATGGCGATCTCCAAAGGATTCATGATAAATGGCTATCGGCCTCCGAATGCTCGGCTGAAGTAAATTCAGAGGAGGAAAACCGGCTCTCTCTGAGCAGCTTCTGGGGCCTGTTCCTCATTTGCGGCATCGCCTGTTTCCTTGCTCTCGCTTGCTTCTGCTGTAAGATCTTCTCGCAGTACCGCAGATTCACCCCCGAGACTGGGGAACCCGAGATTGAGATCGAACCTGCCAATGCTCGACGCCCAGCTCACGCGACTAGCTTCAAGGACTTGATTGACTTTGTggacaagaaagaagaggagatcAAGCACATGCTGAGGCGGAAGAGCAGCGAGGAGAAGCGACAAGCCAACCAGTGCTTAGATGGGCATCCGTCGCATTCTGCCGTCTAA
- the LOC104424759 gene encoding uncharacterized protein LOC104424759, with the protein MNRRTTRRLSRRSEPYLRYLKPGALAQLRDSRIVSARLHRVDSLLLQIRPTPPPPPPDQHGRPPAAAADGPPCFVGRVYGPRCLQRKKLVAAECVWFAGSGPGSPARSEPDPAADFFGGGDGVAAH; encoded by the coding sequence ATGAATCGCAGGACAACGCGGAGGCTGAGTCGCAGATCCGAGCCCTACCTGAGGTACCTGAAGCCCGGCGCCCTCGCCCAGCTCAGGGACTCCCGGATCGTCAGCGCCCGGCTCCACCGCGTCGACTCCCTCCTCCTCCAGATCCGCCCcactccgcctccgcctccgccggaCCAGCACGGCcggccccccgccgccgccgctgacGGCCCGCCCTGCTTCGTCGGGAGGGTCTACGGGCCCCGCTGCCTACAGAGGAAGAAGCTCGTGGCCGCCGAGTGCGTCTGGTTCGCCGGATCCGGCCCCGGGAGTCCCGCTCGGAGCGAGCCCGATCCGGCGGCTGATTTcttcggcggcggcgatggcgtcGCTGCTCATTGA
- the LOC104424762 gene encoding uncharacterized protein LOC104424762 translates to MQSSEQSSRNDVTSHQGVIKIWQYLVIAEMLLSVVDNLNNQEQGNAACVLRPTGAYFLLLATTQLRAIRHGTAFRVLCSREPDLFGPGSLVGLGRADRPIHVARPLLRRARWSLIFAPELKDGSSAASILEGCSGHKTPVKVRIAPTQRDTTSPI, encoded by the exons ATGCAGTCTAGCGAACAGAGTTCTCGGAATGATGTAACCTCACATCAAGGAGTGATCAAGATCTGGCAGTATCTAGTCATTGCTGAAATGCTTCTTAGCGTCGTGGATAACTTAAATAATCAAGAACAAGGTAACGCGGCTTGTGTACTCCGACCAACCGGGGCTTATTTCCTTTTACTCGCCACGACACAGCTGAGGGCGATTCGACATGGCACGGCATTTCGCGTCTTGTGCTCCCGCGAGCCCGACCTCTTCGGTCCAGGCTCCCTTGTCGGCCTAGGCAGAGCGGACCGTCCTATCCACGTCGCTCGACCCCTACTTCGGAGGGCGAGGTGGTCTTTGATTTTCGCCCCAGAACTCAAAGATGGTTCAAGTGCTGCTTCCATTTTGGAG GGTTGTTCGGGGCATAAGACTCCTGTTAAAGTGAGAATTGCACCGACGCAAAGAGACACCACCTCGCCAATATAA
- the LOC104424758 gene encoding autophagy-related protein 8A, which translates to MARSSFKMEHPLERRQAESARIREKYPDRIPVIVERAEKTDVPDIDKKKYLVPADLTVGQFVYVVRKRIKLSPEKAIFVFVKNILPPTAAMMSAIYEENKDEDGFLYMTYSGENTFGSL; encoded by the exons ATGGCCAGAAGCTCTTTCAAGATGGAGCATCCCCTCG AGAGGAGACAAGCCGAATCTGCACGAATCAGGGAGAAGTATCCCGATAGAATTCCT GTGATTGTCGAGAGGGCTGAGAAGACTGATGTACCCGACATTGATAAGAAAAA GTATCTAGTTCCTGCTGACCTTACGGTTGGCCAGTTTGTGTATGTTGTTCGAAAGAGGATCAAGCTAAGTCCAGAGAAAGCTATTTTCGTCTTTGTTAAGAACATTTTGCCACCCACTG CTGCTATGATGTCTGCAATTTATGAGGAAAACAAGGATGAAGATGGCTTTCTCTACATGACCTACAGCGGCGAGAATACTTTCGGTTCCCTTTGA
- the LOC104424760 gene encoding glutamate receptor 3.7 produces MKRLPAALPLFLALCLVGPRRARCEKPAVVRVGAIFTHDSVIGRVAKAAMEAAAADVNADRSILNGTELKLAKEDANCSVFMGTVEAFKVIGEEVVAIIGPQSSAIAHMIAEIADNLQVPLVSYSATDPSLSAQQFSYFVRTAQSDSYQMAAMADLIDNYGWKDVIAIYIDDEFGRNGIYALGDELEKKMMKISYRLPLPVQYDSRHITDTLNKSKRFGPRVYVVHANLDPAFRIFTIAQELQMMGSDYVWLATDWVSATLDSLSPKNHTYIEILKGVVALRPHTPDSVRKSTFIARWRDMQTNRLTESGLNTYGLCAYDTVWAVAYAIDRYIKENGNFTFTFSNALYDEKTKEKQLGKLKVFDGGSLLLKKLLQLNFTGLTGQIYFSPDRNVPSSGYDVINIDQRGIHLVGFWSNKTGLSVVPPENIEGGHRSYTHEDQKLRNVTWPGGKTEKPRGWVVADSGNPLRIGVPNRFSFTEFVMENHSSHEFQGYCVDVFNEARNLVPYEVPYRFEAYGDGHSNPNYDSFIKTVANNVFDAAVGDIAIVTNRTKLVDFSQPFASSGLVIVAPIKDSKSSAWVFLEPFSAELWVVTAASFVIIAVVIWILEHRVNKHFRGSPKRQIATMFLFSFSTVFKKNQEDTVSPLGRMVMVVWLFLLLVITSSYTASLSSILTVRQLSSPITGIDSLIVSNWPIGYQVGSFAQSYLLESLYISPSRLIPLGSPEEYEKALRLGPSNGGVAAIVDEQPYVELFLSKHTQFGIIGQEFTSGGWGFAFQRGSPLAVDISTAILKLSESGKLQEIHEKWFCKMGCPSGRQDSKAEQLHLISFWGLYLLCGVISVTALLVFLIRMIYLFVQFKKQQMVTSTLRSASSNWQCSDTLFKFLDFVDEKEESTKKSMPQNENAQQQLPSSTCDDMS; encoded by the exons ATGAAGCGCCTCCCCGCCGCGCTTCCCCTGTTCTTGGCCCTCTGCCTGGTCGGGCCCCGCCGCGCCCGCTGCGAGAAGCCTGCGGTGGTCCGGGTCGGCGCCATCTTCACCCACGACTCGGTCATTGGGAGGGTCGCGAAGGCCGCGATGGAGGCCGCGGCCGCCGACGTGAACGCCGATCGGTCGATCCTGAACGGGACGGAGCTGAAGCTGGCCAAGGAAGACGCCAATTGCAGCGTCTTCATGGGGACCGTTGAGG CCTTTAAAGTGATTGGCGAAGAGGTGGTGGCCATTATCGGGCCACAGTCCTCAGCGATAGCTCATATGATTGCCGAGATTGCGGATAATCTCCAAGTTCCTCTCGTCTCTTATTCAGCCACTGATCCTTCACTGTCTGCTCAGCAATTCTCATATTTCGTCCGCACTGCACAGAGTGACTCCTACCAAATGGCTGCAATGGCTGATTTGATTGATAATTATGGATGGAAAGATGTCATCGCCATCTATATTGATGATGAATTTGGGAGAAATGGGATATATGCTTTGGGTGATGAACTcgagaaaaaaatgatgaagattTCATATAGGTTGCCTTTGCCTGTCCAGTATGATTCAAGACACATCACAGATACGCTCAATAAATCTAAAAGATTTGGTCCTCGTGTTTATGTTGTTCATGCAAATCTTGATCCTGCTTTCAGAATTTTTACCATAGCACAAGAACTGCAGATGATGGGAAGTGATTACGTGTGGCTGGCCACGGATTGGGTCTCTGCTACCTTAGATTCATTGTCTCCCAAAAACCATACATATATTGAGATTCTGAAAGGGGTAGTTGCGTTGCGCCCCCATACTCCAGATTCTGTCCGGAAGAGCACATTTATTGCCCGATGGAGAGACATGCAGACGAACAGGTTAACTGAGTCTGGACTAAATACTTATGGCCTTTGTGCGTATGATACAGTATGGGCAGTTGCGTATGCAATCGACAGGTACATAAAGGAGAATGGAAATTTTACATTCACATTCAGCAACGCCCTTTATGAtgagaaaacaaaggaaaagcaGCTTGGAAAGCTCAAGGTCTTTGATGGAGGATCTCTACTTCTGAAGAAATTGTTGCAGCTAAATTTCACTGGTTTGACAGGTCAAATTTACTTCAGTCCAGACAGGAATGTTCCGAGCAGTGGTTATgatgtcatcaacatagatcaGAGAGGGATTCATTTGGTTGGATTTTGGTCTAATAAAACAGGTCTCTCAGTTGTACCACCCGAAAATATTGAAGGGGGTCATAGAAGTTATACCCATGAAGACCAGAAGCTCCGTAATGTGACTTGGCCTgggggaaaaacagaaaaaccaCGTGGCTGGGTGGTGGCAGACAGCGGGAACCCTCTAAGAATTGGAGTTCCAAACAGATTTAGCTTCACTGAATTTGTCATGGAGAACCACAGTAGTCATGAATTCCAAGGATATTGTGTTGATGTGTTCAATGAAGCAAGGAATTTGGTGCCATATGAAGTTCCATACAGATTCGAGGCTTATGGAGACGGACATTCAAATCCCAATTATGACAGTTTTATCAAAACGGTAGCAAATAAT GTGTTTGATGCTGCTGTTGGAGACATTGCGATTGTGACAAACCGGACAAAACTTGTAGATTTTTCTCAGCCATTTGCTTCAAGTGGTCTTGTCATAGTGGCTCCAATCAAGGATTCTAAGTCAAGTGCTTGGGTATTTCTCGAACCTTTTTCAGCTGAGCTGTGGGTTGTTACAGCAGCTTCTTTCGTGATAATTGCTGTAGTCATTTGGATTCTTGAGCATCGAGTGAACAAGCATTTTAGGGGTTCTCCAAAGAGGCAAATTGCGACAATGTTCCT GTTTAGCTTTTCAACTGTGTTTAAGAAGAACC AAGAAGATACTGTAAGCCCACTGGGGCGTATGGTAATGGTAGTGTGGCTTTTCTTATTGTTGGTGATCACATCAAGCTACACAGCGAGCCTTTCTTCAATTCTTACAGTTCGACAGCTCTCATCACCCATCACAGGAATTGATAGCTTGATTGTAAGTAATTGGCCTATTGGCTATCAAGTGGGATCCTTTGCTCAAAGCTATTTACTGGAGAGTCTTTACATCTCCCCATCAAGATTAATTCCCTTAGGCTCACCTGAAGAGTATGAAAAAGCACTTCGGCTGGGGCCAAGCAATGGTGGGGTGGCTGCTATTGTTGATGAACAGCCATACGTGGAATTATTTCTATCAAAGCATACCCAATTTGGGATTATTGGGCAAGAATTTACCAGTGGTGGCTGGGGATTT GCCTTTCAGAGAGGTTCTCCACTGGCTGTTGACATATCAACCGCAATATTGAAACTGTCCGAGAGTGGGAAGCTCCAAGAGATTCACGAGAAGTGGTTTTGCAAAATGGGTTGTCCCAGTGGAAGGCAGGACTCAAAAGCTGAACAGCTCCACTTAATCAGCTTCTGGGGCCTCTATCTTCTATGTGGTGTCATTTCTGTCACAGCCCTTCTGGTGTTTCTGATCCGGATGATTTACTTGTTTGTCCAGTTCAAGAAGCAGCAAATGGTTACGAGCACTTTGCGCTCAGCATCCTCAAATTGGCAATGTTCTGATACACTTTTCAAATTTCTCGACTTTGTTGACGAGAAGGAAGAATCTACTAAGAAAAGCATGCCTCAAAATGAGAATGCTCAACAACAGCTCCCCTCATCAACATGCGATGACATGTCGTGA
- the LOC104424761 gene encoding glutamate receptor 3.4 isoform X1 yields the protein MEVALRANRSFLLMRRTPCLLLGTCLWLVMGILADAAGNSSSNSSSLPSSSRPSAVTIGSLFTRDSVIGRAARPAIKAAIDDVNKDSSILAGTELKLLEYDTNCSGFLGTVEALQLMEHDVVVAIGPQSSGIAHVISHVVNELHVPLLSFGATDPTLSPLQYPYFIRTTQSDSFQMYAIADLVEYYEWREVVAIFVDDDYGRGGVSVLGDALANKRSKISYKAPFTPGASESAIKELLIGVNNLESRVYVVHVNPDTGLQIFSIANSLGMMAGSYVWIATDWLPSALDLSDTVNTERMNLLQGVIALRHYTPDSSTKKSFLSRWKSLKFENTATPNSYALYAYDSVWLAARALDTFLSEGGNISFSDDAKLVGLNRSTLSFSTLRVFDGGTRLLQILLTTNFTGLSGEIQFNPERDLIHPALDVLNIGGTGSRRIGYWSNYSGLSVVPPETLYDKPPNRSASSQTLYSVIWPGEMTSKPRGWVFPNNGKPLQIVVPNRVSYKQFVARDKNPPGVKGFCIDIFEAALNLLPYPVPHVYILLGDGKSNPTYNDLVYAVAEEKFDAAVGDIAIVTNRTKVVDFTQPYMESGLLVVVPVKEEKSSPWAFLKPFSLPMWCVTGAFFLFVGAVVWILEHRLNSEFRGSPRQQIITVFWFSFSTMFFSHRENTVSTLGRLVLIIWLFVVLIINSSYTASLTSILTVQQLTSGIEGIDSLISGSDRIGVQKGSFARNYLIDELNIAESRLVTLENEVDYAVALEKGSKGGGVSAIVDERPYIDLFLSNANCAFRTVGQEFTRSGWGFAFQRDSPLAVELSTAILQLSENGDLQRIHDKWLSASECSAEVNSEEENRLSLSSFWGLFLICGIACFLALACFCCKIFSQYRRFTPETGEPEIEIEPANARRPAHATSFKDLIDFVDKKEEEIKHMLRRKSSEEKRQANQCLDGHPSHSAV from the exons ATGGAGGTGGCCCTGAGAGCTAACCGGAGCTTCCTGTTAATGAGAAGAACGCCATGTCTGTTGCTGGGGACGTGCTTGTGGCTGGTCATGGGAATACTCGCCGATGCGGCTGGGAATTCCAGCTCTAATTCTTCTTCTCTGCCGTCTTCGTCGAGGCCGAGTGCTGTGACCATAGGTTCTTTATTCACTCGGGATTCCGTGATCGGAAGAGCCGCGAGACCAGCAATTAAAGCTGCAATCGACGATGTCAACAAGGATTCGAGCATTCTTGCCGGTACAGAATTGAAACTTCTCGAGTATGATACGAATTGCAGCGGATTTCTCGGAACCGTCGAAG CTTTGCAGCTCATGGAGCATGACGTGGTTGTTGCCATAGGCCCGCAATCCTCTGGAATAGCTCACGTCATATCCCATGTAGTTAATGAGCTTCATGTGCCGTTGCTTTCGTTCGGAGCGACTGACCCAACTCTGTCTCCGCTACAGTACCCTTATTTCATCCGTACCACGCAGAGCGACTCTTTCCAGATGTATGCGATTGCGGATTTGGTTGAATACTATGAGTGGAGGGAAGTAGTTGCAATCTTCGTAGATGATGATTACGGCAGAGGTGGGGTTTCGGTCCTTGGCGACGCTCTGGCAAACAAGCGTTCCAAGATTTCTTATAAGGCCCCCTTCACTCCTGGGGCGTCGGAAAGTGCAATCAAGGAATTGCTGATTGGAGTGAATAACCTGGAGTCCAGGGTATATGTTGTACACGTCAATCCCGACACTGGTCTTCAAATTTTTTCGATTGCCAATAGTCTTGGGATGATGGCTGGCAGTTATGTTTGGATTGCCACTGATTGGCTTCCTTCGGCTTTAGATTTATCTGATACAGTCAACACCGAAAGGATGAATCTCTTGCAAGGAGTTATAGCTCTCCGTCATTACACGCCAGATTCGAGTACAAAGAAGAGCTTCTTGTCTCGGTGGAAGAGCTTGAAGTTCGAGAATACGGCTACCCCTAATTCCTATGCTCTGTATGCATATGATTCCGTTTGGTTAGCTGCCCGTGCTCTCGACACTTTTCTCAGTGAAGGCGGAAACATTTCCTTCTCTGACGATGCAAAGTTGGTTGGCTTGAATAGAAGCACTTTGAGCTTCTCCACTCTCCGCGTCTTTGATGGAGGGACGAGATTGCTTCAGATACTTCTGACTACAAACTTCACAGGTTTAAGCGGTGAAATCCAGTTCAATCCGGAGAGGGATCTGATCCACCCGGCATTGGATGTTCTAAATATCGGGGGCACAGGGAGCCGCAGGATCGGATACTGGTCAAATTACTCTGGTCTTTCAGTCGTCCCTCCTGAAACGCTGTATGACAAGCCGCCTAATAGATCGGCGAGCAGTCAAACTCTTTACAGTGTAATATGGCCTGGTGAAATGACATCGAAGCCTCGAGGATGGGTATTCCCTAACAATGGGAAACCTCTGCAAATTGTAGTGCCGAACCGAGTGAGTTATAAGCAGTTTGTAGCGAGAGACAAGAATCCTCCAGGTGTGAAGGGATTTTGCATTGACATCTTTGAGGCGGCCTTAAACTTGCTGCCTTATCCAGTTCCACACGTGTACATCTTACTTGGAGATGGCAAGAGCAACCCTACCTACAACGATCTAGTTTATGCGGTTGCCGAGGAA AAATTTGATGCGGCTGTTGGAGATATTGCAATTGTCACGAACAGGACAAAGGTTGTGGACTTCACTCAGCCATACATGGAGTCGGGGCTTCTCGTCGTTGTTCCTGTGAAGGAGGAAAAATCTAGTCCCTGGGCTTTCCTCAAACCATTTTCGTTGCCGATGTGGTGTGTCACCGgtgccttcttcctcttcgtgGGGGCTGTGGTTTGGATTCTTGAACATCGGCTCAATTCAGAATTCCGAGGCTCACCGAGGCAACAAATCATTACCGTATTTTG GTTTAGTTTCTCGACTATGTTTTTCTCACATA GAGAGAACACTGTGAGCACCTTGGGACGGTTGGTGTTGATCATATGGCTCTTCGTGGTACTGATAATCAACTCAAGCTACACGGCTAGTTTGACGTCAATCCTCACAGTGCAGCAACTGACATCTGGTATAGAAGGGATCGACAGCTTGATATCGGGTTCAGACCGAATCGGAGTCCAAAAAGGGTCATTTGCGCGGAATTATCTCATTGATGAGCTTAACATAGCGGAATCTAGGCTCGTTACATTGGAAAACGAGGTAGATTATGCAGTTGCTCTTGAGAAAGGATCAAAGGGAGGTGGAGTCTCAGCTATCGTCGACGAGCGTCCTTATATCGATCTTTTCTTGTCCAACGCAAACTGTGCATTCAGGACAGTGGGGCAGGAGTTCACAAGAAGTGGCTGGGGATTT GCGTTCCAAAGGGACTCCCCTCTCGCAGTTGAGTTGTCGACTGCAATCCTTCAACTTTCCGAGAATGGCGATCTCCAAAGGATTCATGATAAATGGCTATCGGCCTCCGAATGCTCGGCTGAAGTAAATTCAGAGGAGGAAAACCGGCTCTCTCTGAGCAGCTTCTGGGGCCTGTTCCTCATTTGCGGCATCGCCTGTTTCCTTGCTCTCGCTTGCTTCTGCTGTAAGATCTTCTCGCAGTACCGCAGATTCACCCCCGAGACTGGGGAACCCGAGATTGAGATCGAACCTGCCAATGCTCGACGCCCAGCTCACGCGACTAGCTTCAAGGACTTGATTGACTTTGTggacaagaaagaagaggagatcAAGCACATGCTGAGGCGGAAGAGCAGCGAGGAGAAGCGACAAGCCAACCAGTGCTTAGATGGGCATCCGTCGCATTCTGCCGTCTAA